The DNA window CGGTGAAGTTATTAGTGTATTTTATGCTTCCGTTTGCTCTATCTAAATTAGGTTTATTATGTAGGTTGCAGGGGGTCTAACATCACATAAACCCATCAGTTCACAACTAGTTTACCTCATTTGTCAGATCTTTGCAAAGCTGTACTGCCTTCAACTTTTCTATTTACATTTTTGACCTTTCACGGCCATCGAGacataactttgaccattagtCTCATAATCTTATCACAGTACATTTAACATTATAATATCATATAGGCATTTCTAGTGGCAAAACTAACGAACGATACAATCTTTTTCCCAAGAAAAACTGTGAATACAATCTTCATTAACTAATTTAGGGTTTCAAACATATAACTGGTTtatgtcaaaattaaaaatataactgGTAAAATCGTTGAATGTTGGCAGCAAGTAAAAGAGAGAAGATAGTATCTATAGCAAGCTCACAATCTCCACAAATTTTAACCCTCCACTTCTAAACTCCAATTGTGAAATGGCATAAACTGCAGATGTATTAACACTAATCACTATTCCAGCGCCTTTTTACACCAGGAGATCATGAAAGGGTAAACTCTATCTACAACTTCTCAACCTCTTTCAACCAGAAGAGATAAACAACAACTCAACCACAATTCTACAAAACCTTGCAAAacttttcttaaaaataaaaacatacaaCCTTATGAACACATAAATACCAGTACGTACTCCAAAAGTTGAAATCAATCGATCcgttatatatatagattaacTACAAATCTACAAGTTAACAACAACCTTGTACTGTGTTTTGAGGTACCTAGAAAGATGGTGGCGTTCATAGGAGTGCCGGTGGAAGGGTGCACCTTGGCCAGCCACGCCGGCACCAGCCGCGCTCTGGCGATGACGCACAGGTACCTCGCCTGCCCCAGCATCGCCACCAGCAGCGACGCCACGATCCCCAGGCTCGCCCCGGCCCCGACGACGCTCCCCGCCCACTCCCACCCCGCCTTCTCCCTGAACACCGCCGAGAACGGCGCGCTCTCCGCTATCTACACACATACACACGTACACCCCATGTCACCATCAGAATGATGATGAGCTAGTAATGTGTCAATGTGAGTGACAATGTGTGTCTACCTCGGTGTAGGGAAGCATGGCGCAGAGGGCGAGGGACATGAGGCAGTAGAGCGCGGAGACGACGAGGACGGAGCCGGCGATGCCGACGGGGAGGGCGCGGGCGGGGTCGCGGATCTCCTCGGCCATGGTGGACGCCGAGTCGTAGCCGATGTAGCTGAAGTAGAcgatggcggcgccgtcgaggacGCCGCGGACGCCGTAGGGCGCCAGGCCGTGCGGCGACACCAGGTTCCGCGCGCTGCCGTTCCACAGGCCGGCCAGGATGATGAACACGAAGAAGAGCAGGTGGAACACCGTGATCACCATGTTCAGCATCGCGCTCTCCTTGGTGCTGCACTTAGCATCACACGAATCCATCCATCAAAAACCAAGTACCAACCAACCATCAATGCTGCTGGTTGTTGATGAATTGCACATTTGAAACGCATTTCTCATCTTCTTCCAAACTATACTGACAAACGTACATAATCAAATCACATGCTGAACTCTAGCCCATGGCAAGGGGACATTAGCTCTATTCTGCCAGTACCATGTCTGCCATAAAATATAGGATCTAAGAACACAAAACCACATGCATGCCGCTGCGCCTAATTAAATCAAGCTAGCTAGGGTAGGTTAAGTACACACCAGTACAAAAATGACAAATCGAAGAAGTATTATTGAGTCATTTCACCCATAAGCTTAAGGTAACGAAAAACACAAAGCGATTCACTTCTACTTAATAAACAGTTTTTATCAACGGATCAATGTCCGTGTAATCAAATCAAATGCGACTCAACAATGATCTGTAGTATGTGTACCTGTAGCACAAGCAGAGAGTTAGGACAAGGATGAGCGCGACGGCCGGGAAGTCGAGCGCGTTGTAGCCCTTGGCGATGCCGTCGACCTGGATCCTCCACGCGTCCGGCTCCGTGATCCCGCACGTCGAGGCCAGGTAGTCCGTGAagctcctcgccaccgccgcgttcGACAGCACGTACTCCATCAGGATGTTGGCTCCCCCGAAGAACCCCACCAGCTCACCTGATGAGAGCAACAGATGGAGTCAATTAACCGCGCTCGATTGAATTGATCCATCGATCGTTGAAGAGTGCGTTGGATTAATTCAACAATGTCCCTGAACCGTTTGCACGGCGCCATTAACTGCGGATTTTatggtggcgcgcgcgcgcgcgcgaagaGGTTAATGGCAGGCACACACACCGAACGTTACGCGGAGGTAGCTgaaggcgccgccggcggcggggacgcggacggagaactcggcgtagcagaaggaggagaggagcgcgGAGACGCCGGCGATGACGTAGGAGGCGAACACGGCGGGGCCGGCGGTGTCGCGCGCGACGCGGCCGGTGGTGACGAAGACGCCGGCGCCCAGCATCCCACCGACGCCGAGCCCCACGAGGTCGTACCACTCCAGCCGCCGCTTCATCCGCGCCCCCGACCTGTCCCTCACCTCGCTCGTCTCCTGCGCCGGCGTCCACGTCAccagcgcccgccgccgcagccggtgcGGCGTCTGCGCGATCGACAGCAGCACGTCGCGCAGCGCCGCCATGACTACTACACCAACCAATTAACCTGCAAACTAATCAAGCTCTCTCCCACTGTCATTACAGCCTGCTCATGGTTTAACTTCTTCACTGATCCATCTCTTCTCAGCTGTGCTAGCTGCTAGCTGCGACGACGAGCCGCATCGATCGgagattcatatatatatgccgCGACGCGAAAGAGCATTCAATATTCGAATTCAGTGTTTTATTTGGACGGTGGGAAATGAATTGAAGTCTCTCTCTGCTCGCGCTCGGACAGCACATATATGTACTGAGTACTGACTACTGCAAGTATActgacctagctagctagagcttgCATGGAGTATGCTGGAGTAGCTTCAAATTAAGGCACTGTCTTTTGCAGCTTAATTTCCAAGCAGCCTCTGCTCACTGGCTCAGTGTCCACACATGTGTTCAGCTCATAGGACACATGAAAGCCACATTTGCACATGCTCTGATGCTCAACAGTTGGGGTGTGCTAAATGCCCTTCTCTGAAACAACACTGTACACCCAGTCCAACGCTGAACAATCTAAAAGTCTGAACTATATACAGTTGAAAAAATTTAAGTGATCTGATCTCTGAAGTCTCCTGCATGCAGAAATtgctagcagctagctaggtCGCTGCTAGATACTGCTGTACTCTATATaattcttcctccattttaaaatataagtaagCATTTCTAACGATGAATATGAACCGAGCTGAAATGCCAAAAATAcgtagaaatgtttatattatgAGGATTGCTACGGTACAGCAGGTTGTACCGGGCGGTACTGGTACCACGCGGTACCAAAACACATCTAACCGTTGAATCTGGGATGGGTAGGATCGGGAGAGAAAAGATGAGCAAGGGTGGATGAGGGAGTACCTGTTTCGAGTCATCGttcccggcggcagcggcgtccaAGTCGTTGTCGTTCCCAGCGGCGGCGCAGAGCAACAAGGGAACGCtggcggcgcgggagaggaTAAAGTCTGGCGGCGGcacgagagagaaaaaagggaacggcggcggcgcgggagaggaAACAAGTCTGGCGGCGGAAGAGGAACAAGTCTGGCGGTGGAAGAGgaacacggcggcggtggcgaggaagaggaacacggcagcggcggcgaaaaTCATCCAGCTTCGCTAGGGTTCAAGCCGCTCGATCTCGATCCAGACCCATCAATTGCACGCGAAATTACAATACTGCCCTTCCACCGATTATCATCACTCGGTACCGCTTCGGGGACAAAACTGGTACCCCGCGGTACCGATCTACGCCAGCCGTTCGATCTGTCTCGATCCAACGGTCAATAATCGGTACCGCAAGGTACCGTTGGACTGTAAAAATCCTCTTATATTATCGAAACAGAGTCCGCTGTGACTGTGACCATGGAAATTACTCCGTAATCATGGCTCCTCAAAAGCTAATGTGTTGTCTGCTTGCTAACAAATGAAGCTCACATGGCATgaggttcagacttcagaggtACAGACATGTAGATGCCTCAAGTAGCTGTTTGTAAATGGTGATCAAATCCATGCATGCAGCAGAGACCAGATATGATTCCTGTCTCCTGATGACAACTGGTTTAGCAGGTAAGATTAATACCTAACCACAAGCAAAGGAGGTCAAATCTACATGAGCCCTATAAGGAGGCAGCGAGAGAGATGCTATAAACATGATCTAGTAGGAAACATCTCATATGCATGAGCATATGCCGACGTGTCGACAAGCCATTCACACTTGGTGAAAATTATTAAGCAAAAAGGACTGTCAGGTAATTAGATCTCACTCATccattgaatttattttatttccagTAGTTTCACACATGTGCGCAGTTACAACAAAGTATCAAAGCTGAATCCAAATTAAAAGGACGAAATAATATTGTTAATGGATAATCAAGTTGCTCTATCTCCTGATCATACATAAGATGAGCAAACATTATGGAATTCAGCAAGAAGAACCAAAGCATAAAAGATGGTCATCTCCCATAATCACTAGGTTTGGCAGCATGCCGAATCAAATCCTTGACCTGGTTAGGTATATTAAACAGTTGATAAAAAGTGTCCAATCGAGATAGTATATGATAAGCGGAATAAAACTGTGGAATAAAAGTGATTCTTTGAATACTGATCCAATTCCTTGATCAACTTTACAAAAGCACGCGACTTTGTAGACACAGTGATATGCATGAGGATAGCTGGAGTACATTAAACGGCATAAACGAGAGGCCAAGACAAGTTCAGAGCAGTCAAAGATTCAGAGAGCAAGCATAAAACGATCGAATAGCCACACATCAACGCGAGGACGAGCTGCTGCATGAAAGCGTCAGAATTATTCAGAACTGCAGATCGATCGGTGGAATACTGTATGTAATTAATACTCGATCGAGTAAAGATTATATAGCTAAAGATTAGCTGTCTAGCTAGCTGCAGCCTTCCTGCCTGAGCGGTCTAAGCACTATTCGCGTAGGATATGCTTATGTAAAAAGGGCTTAAGCAGCAGCTAGCTGGCACTATATGGGGTTCCTGAAGAAAGAACAACACAAGGTATCACACTTGACACATCGTCTGCCACTAATGGTGGCCTTGATGGAAAGAGAGAGGGCGGCTTTGCAACTGCTAATTAATCATTTTGATTTGTGGCCAGAAGGCTAGCATGGAATCATCTGTTAATCAAAGTGGAGGGTGTAGGTTAGATGCTACAGGTCTAGGCATGCAGCCTAGCCTGTCCTTTAATTTGGAATAGGGATAATGAGGTGTATGATAGTATAAATCCTAATCCAATCGCCCATACCTTGAACTCAGAAAAGGTTATGCCATGTTCATGTGGGTGTTCAGTATATATATTGAGAAAAGCTGAGATTGTTCAGGCCCAATTGCCCAAAGTCAAATACCATCTGGATTTTGTATTATGCTGCAGAGGCCAAGATGTAATCCTCTTCCTTATTGAAAAGGTAACTTAAGCTTATGTTTACAACTAACAAAATATCTGAACATCAATAATATTGCACACAAATTTAAAAGGAAGAAGTGTTGGAGAACAATTCACTCCCATatcaaaatcatgaaaaaattacCCATGTTTGAAACAGTGCCTGGAATAGTACTGAATTATTCCATTgtctatactcctttaaaaaggAGTATTAGTAGCGGTGaatctttttttagataatggattaaaccggTCTCTACACCCAACGGATGTACACAGCCTAGTAGCGGTGAATCTGTCACCCCCTATTGCTATATTGTTCAACTATTGCAATCAAACAACGACAGGGCTTAGCTCTGGTGAGtcggtgagaaaaaaaattcattttactcctttgaactatttcattggTTCACTTAGCCAAGTAAAACTATTTTTTGGCCTATTTTACACCCTAAACTATTAAAAACGGATCATATTACTTTCTAATGGTTCATTGCAATGAAATTTGGTAGGATTGGTAGGTACATTATAACCTACCTCAcaatattattcaaaaaaatcGTTACTATATACAAATATTTGAAGCACTAAGCATGATTTAAACACCAATGGATCTACAAAATTTTagcttttgaaaatatttttgaactttgatAATAGTGTTATCTATAGCTCTACAAAATTGTAGTTTCAAATGCGACTCATGTAAAGAGAAtcaaatatgagaaatgctataTTAAGCAATAAAGTAAACtatttttaatagtttaaaGGTAAAATGAACCAAAAATAGTTTAGTTGGTCAAATGAACCAATGAAATAATTCGGAGTTAAataaactctattttttttttcaatttgtaaTCATCACAATGGTAAATGGGCCATATTTAGTGGGCCAAGATAAACCCAAATTCCAAGAAAAGCCATCTCCTTGGTCGACCTTGGGCCTAGTAGAACAACTGCAGCCCACCGTTCTTTCCGTTCTCCGCTACCGCTAGCTTCGTTCTCCGCTGCGGCAGCCGGCAATCGCACGGCGGaagcaaaacgaggaaaaaatGGGGAGCtcgcggcgaggggaggagaagggactccctgttcctcctcctcctcctcccaaccCTGGTGGTGTCACTTCAAGACGGCAAAAGGAAGCAGCCATGGAGATCGAGGCCGTCGGGGCCGATGGTTTGTGCCCTTTTCCCCTTAGCATAGCTGTGTATTAGTAACTCGTTCGTGTCCCTGCGGAACGGAAGAGCTATGGTTGGGTAGTAACAGCTTGTCGCAAGATCTCCGGTTATTgttgcggcggcgcggggtcGGTGCCGTGGATTTTCCATTCGGGCCGCAAAGAGTCAAGAGTGTTCTTCCTGTAGGTGCGCCTTGTGATTGGGCACAAGCACAACAGCGTCACCATGGATCTTTGTGTGATTTGGTGGAGGTGGAAGCTAGGTTGGTTCTTGCAGTCACTCAAAGAATGCCAAGGAGGAAACtgagaaaatgtatttttgtgCTTGCAGTGTAACTGCTCTTTCTTGAAATCAGATCAGATGCATATATGTTTCACAATatctatccattatctaaaaaaaaaaaaaagaactgattCTGTCCATGTAGATTCAGGGGAATACTATTCTGAGAACTGCATCCCAAAGTGCATTGACTTGCCCTTAATTAACCTCCGAATATGCAGCTTCAGCTTGTTTGGTTTTATTCATCAATCTTGTTTGGAGATGTATGTGTGCTTTCGGTCTTCACCAAACTCCAGGATGATAATCCAACTCGACTTTAATTAAAATAAGGACAATAAAAAAGAATGCTTGGTAGTTGAGGACTCGAAGCTCCCATGGAGATAGGCAAGTGCTTATTGCATGCTTGTCTTGGCTATGAGGAAGACATTTGTTGATCCTCACCTAACATTCTTTCAGGCAATCCTATGCTTGCACTTATAAACGCATACCTTCAGGCATATAAGTTTCAAACTTCATACGATTGTTCAAGTGACACTATTGTCATGGCTTTTTGCAAACCATGTCTAGTATTCTATTCTGTTCTTACTTTTCTGATCCTAAATGGTGGTCCATCTCATGTACTTGCAAAGGTTTTTATGGTGGTGATGGAGGATGACCCAATCATTTCCCCCAAGTCAAGCCAAAAGAAAGTAATGTACGTGACTTCCATTTAGGAATCCTGTTAGTTTAATTCTTTTTGGAAAAGAACATTTATGACTGAACTTTCATCCAGGAGAGGTGAGGAAGCTCAGAAGTACAAGGCAATGACCACAACGAAGCATGACATCTTCCTGGATTCATTTCTCCCAGCTGGATCTTACAAGAAGCTATACAGTTACACCCACCTTCTCAATGGCTTTGCTATCTATGTAAAATCTGAAAAGGTGCTTCTATTTAGTTGATCTTTTTATCTGCTTACCTGTTTATGAAATATTTATCTGTCTATGTTGTATGTGTAATAGGCAATTAAAACTCTTAGTGGAGCAAAAGGAGTTAGACTCATCCAAGAAGATATAAAAATGGCCAAGATGACCACATACACTCCGAGGTACATTGGAGCTAATGTAGTCTGGCCGCTCCTCGGTGGTGCCGAGAAGGCTGGTGACAGAGTAGTCATTGGCATGGTAGATACTGGCATTGACCCCAGCAACCCAAGCTTTTTAAGCACATCGGACCAAGCAAAACCACCACCGGCCAGTTTCAAAGGAACATGTCAAACTGGCGAAAGATTTCCTCCAGATTCATGCAATGGTAAGATTGTTGGAGCTAGGTGGTTTGCACGTGCTGGTCAAGCAACTGGAGAGTTCAATGCTACAATGCACTATGCATCTCCTTACGATCCTGATGGCCATGGCAGGTGCATGCTCCTTTGCTAACAATGCTAATCACTTTTTCTTTACGACTTGCCTATGTTGCATTTTTAATTTCAAGGACTTACCAAGTACCAACTGATCAAAACATTGCCTACACAGCCACACAGCGTCCACTGCAGCTGGCAATTTTCATACGCCAGCAATATCTAAGGGCTACAACTTTGGGCATGCAAGTGGCGTAGCACCTGGAGCTCAGTGAGTGAACAATGCTTATTCCATTCTTCAGATGTTCAAAGCAAAACTACTCTTATGTTGTGCTGTCTCTTCTGATTATGTGACAGTCTTGCAATCTACAAAGCTGCCTATTCTTTTGGTGGATACATGTCAGATGTTATAGCTGCAGTTGACAAGGTTTGTAAATCATACTTCTTTCATAACTACTATTCTCTTCCGTAGGTTAAAATGCCAGTGTAACTTATATGCAGGCTGTAGAAGATGGCGTCGATATTATCAGTCTTTCACTGGGACCAACTACTATTACATCTGGGCCAGCATCATTCCTCAATTTGCTCGAGACACAACTTCTCCTTGCCACCAAGGCTGGGATCTCAGTTGTTCAAGCAGTTGGCAATGGAGGCCCTGATGCAAACTCAGTAGTTTCGTTCAGCCCATGGATAACAAGTGTTGGGGCATCCACAACTGACAGGAAGTATAACAAATCAATTATAATTGGAAATGGGCAAGTCTTCTCTTGCGGCGGCCTATCACGTAATTCATTTCAACCTATGAAATTAATGAATTTGGAGCCTTCTCAAGTTCTAGTGTTTAACTGATGATACTAAGTTCCatacttctcttttctttttctttcagaaTTCGTAGTTCATTTTGCTCTTAGATTCTATATGTCCTAGATTACATCATCATTCTGTTAGGGCTGCACTGAAGTAGCTAGAAAACTAACATTATACTGGGGCTTTCttcgtttcaatttcttcacCTGGTACCAATTTTGTTTCAACAGTCTTCCTTGTTCTGTCCAGCATCGACACCAGGCGAGACCATGTACCCTCTAGCATTGGCTGATGATGTGAGCAACACGAATTCAACTGGTGGATCTTCCAACTGCCAAGATCCGGATGTCTTCATAAGATCTCTTGTCCAGGGGAAGGTGattatttgcatgtttgtgtcGTCAAACTACTACGAAGGCGACTTCCTTGCTGGCATTGTCGATACGATTCAGAAAATTGGTGCTGCCGGAGTTATCATCACTGACCGTTCTTCGAGTGACTCCGACATTGAATATCATCCCACATTTCCGACGTCAATCCCTTCAGCCATAGTTGTGAACAGTGCTGATGCACAGGTGATTGTAGAAACATTTTTGCAGACCAAATGATTTGCTAATGCCCTTGTTcagttttactattctcttatgCAGTAACTGGGCTCTGTTGTGTTTTGCAACCGGATGCAGGCTTTATTGGAGTACTACGACGACAACTTGGTCCGAGACAAGGAAGGAAGTGTCACCAAGTTCG is part of the Oryza glaberrima chromosome 4, OglaRS2, whole genome shotgun sequence genome and encodes:
- the LOC127771475 gene encoding cationic amino acid transporter 6, chloroplastic-like isoform X2 — translated: MAALRDVLLSIAQTPHRLRRRALVTWTPAQETSEVRDRSGARMKRRLEWYDLVGLGVGGMLGAGVFVTTGRVARDTAGPAVFASYVIAGVSALLSSFCYAEFSVRVPAAGGAFSYLRVTFGELVGFFGGANILMEYVLSNAAVARSFTDYLASTCGITEPDAWRIQVDGIAKGYNALDFPAVALILVLTLCLCYSTKESAMLNMVITVFHLLFFVFIILAGLWNGSARNLVSPHGLAPYGVRGVLDGAAIVYFSYIGYDSASTMAEEIRDPARALPVGIAGSVLVVSALYCLMSLALCAMLPYTEIAESAPFSAVFREKAGWEWAGSVVGAGASLGIVASLLVAMLGQARYLCVIARARLVPAWLAKVHPSTGTPMNATIFLGTSKHSTRIVHSINRTLHRAAGSVRDDINRNTPGLLPGRQRAHLPPIREAGCQPISACPPLPAPPYTELPWLLPLEEDPWAMPMGNGFVRRHLRDDYRHVPLRGTARHARATIRVDGPSDAMAGGCIRLPECVPDDHSQGDVISEVWPLELCDHSLLCLLWGALHILCRRK
- the LOC127771475 gene encoding cationic amino acid transporter 6, chloroplastic-like isoform X1, which produces MAALRDVLLSIAQTPHRLRRRALVTWTPAQETSEVRDRSGARMKRRLEWYDLVGLGVGGMLGAGVFVTTGRVARDTAGPAVFASYVIAGVSALLSSFCYAEFSVRVPAAGGAFSYLRVTFGELVGFFGGANILMEYVLSNAAVARSFTDYLASTCGITEPDAWRIQVDGIAKGYNALDFPAVALILVLTLCLCYSTKESAMLNMVITVFHLLFFVFIILAGLWNGSARNLVSPHGLAPYGVRGVLDGAAIVYFSYIGYDSASTMAEEIRDPARALPVGIAGSVLVVSALYCLMSLALCAMLPYTEIAESAPFSAVFREKAGWEWAGSVVGAGASLGIVASLLVAMLGQARYLCVIARARLVPAWLAKVHPSTGTPMNATIFLGLCTASIALFTELQVVFEMISIGTLLVFYLVANALIYHRYAKLGANRSLHVLLFLLLLTLSSLGFSLSRRIHGQCRWGMALFGATSVTITAMFHCAVRRDMPEPPSEWMVPLMPWPAAASVFLNVFLMTTLKVMSFQRFGLWSFVIIVFYVCYGVHSTYSAEENEAVNAMIHHANMDIS
- the LOC127769335 gene encoding subtilisin-like protease SBT2.5 produces the protein MLALINAYLQAYKFQTSYDCSSDTIVMAFCKPCLVFYSVLTFLILNGGPSHVLAKVFMVVMEDDPIISPKSSQKKVMRGEEAQKYKAMTTTKHDIFLDSFLPAGSYKKLYSYTHLLNGFAIYVKSEKAIKTLSGAKGVRLIQEDIKMAKMTTYTPRYIGANVVWPLLGGAEKAGDRVVIGMVDTGIDPSNPSFLSTSDQAKPPPASFKGTCQTGERFPPDSCNGKIVGARWFARAGQATGEFNATMHYASPYDPDGHGSHTASTAAGNFHTPAISKGYNFGHASGVAPGAHLAIYKAAYSFGGYMSDVIAAVDKAVEDGVDIISLSLGPTTITSGPASFLNLLETQLLLATKAGISVVQAVGNGGPDANSVVSFSPWITSVGASTTDRKYNKSIIIGNGQVFSCGGLSPSTPGETMYPLALADDVSNTNSTGGSSNCQDPDVFIRSLVQGKVIICMFVSSNYYEGDFLAGIVDTIQKIGAAGVIITDRSSSDSDIEYHPTFPTSIPSAIVVNSADAQALLEYYDDNLVRDKEGSVTKFGATIRILDGRRAIYTREAPVVAEYSSRGPDVDDMQMQAADVLKPNVMAPGHHIWGAWSPTSDAMVEFQGESYAMLSGTSMATPHVAGVVALIRQRHPKWSPAMVMSAIMTTADVTDRSGRPLMARRDGGVLERATPFDMGAGAINAARAVDPGLVFDAGYRDYLQFLCAVPGVDDAAVLRAVGVPCPPSRARWCSDLNAPSVTVASLVGSRRVDRRVTSVGAENETYMAHVQAPDGVAVRVSPDTFAVAPGATATLRIVLNTTAPGNTFSFGEVVLRGDKKHTVRIPLAVFPAAALSP